In bacterium, the sequence TTCGACTGGACAGAATACTATACTGATTCATCCAAAAACTGGGCAAACAGAATATGGTACGAAAAAATGCAGCTTACGTTCTTTCCGCAAGGATGGCTGCAACCCACGGCGAGCGTATCCTGGAACCGCTATGAAAACTGGCGAATGGTTTCCGGCGCGCTTGTTCAAACCGCAGTGAGCGATGAAATTGAACAAAATTACGGCGTGACCTATTATGCAAGCAGAAAAGAAGAAGCGCCAAGATGGTGGTACGAAAAATCATGGGTTCAAGAGTGGCTCTCTGTTTCAGGATTTGCAGGTTCGAGATTCAAACTCTTCCCAACGGGGTCGCAAAACCTCGCCCAATCAAGTTATTATGCAGGCATCTACATCATGATAAAACCGTGGCCCTATCTTTCGATTGACGGAGGAGTCAAATTCGTGCGCAGCGACTACGAAGCGCCTTTTGAAACAAATCTATCAATCAATACAACATTTTAGGAGGAATGGATGAAAGGGACACAATCGGAGAACAAAAAACAAGGAGTTTCCTTGAAAAGGTTTTTTATTTCAGCAATGATAACCATTTGTTTTATGTGGATAGCGGGATGCGATTTCTTCGATCCGCGCGACTACGCCCGGAACCTGACCCCTGTCGATTCAATGGCTGTGTTTCACAATTTAATCGATTCCTACAACACGTTAGACTACGAAAAGTATCTTCTTTCTATAGACTCATCTTCTTTCGTATTCATACCAGAGGATTCCACCAGAGGAATAGGATACACACCCTGGAATTACTCAGATGAATCTAAACTCACACTAAAGATGTTTAACCAGCTGAATAAATCGAGAAGAATCCCTCCTCTTTTGCTGCAGGTGGATACGACTTATTTTTCAGCGAATGATACGCTGGCTTATTTGAATGCAAATTACCTCATTCTGACGGATTTCAGCGGGTACGAGACCCTTGCAGGAGGATTGAAACTCGAGATTATAAAGCGAGGCAACTACTGGTACGTATCCAGCTGGAAGGACGTAACCGCGGAAACCCTCTTCACTCCCCACATACCAGTTGATAGTACAGATACGGTTAAAAAAGTAGACACCCTGCCCCCTCTCGTAACGACTAAAGACTGGAGCGATTTCAAGGTTTATTTCCGCACGGCCGGAACATAATATCAGTCAAGGATAGGCGTTACTTCGCGGGCTATCTTGCGCATATCGAGCAGTATCAAGCCCACGTTAGCCGTAGGTCTGGTTACAGCCACCAAAAGCGACGCCGAACTCGCCTGCATTATGAATATGTACCCCAGCGGAGCGTGAATGAGAACTTCTGTAGGTCTTCCCTTATCCAGCTCCTCTGCCGTTCTGCGAATAGCCTCGTTGACTGCGGCGCAAACGGCTGAAAGCCTTTCTTCATCCAAATTCTCGTTCAAAGAAGACGCGATGACAAGACCTTCATTTGTGGCTACGGCAGTGCCTTCGATATCCGGATCTATTCTACGGATATCATTAAGCATGTTTTGTATCTTCTCGGCTCGTGATATATTCATCGCTTCCTCCTATGGTCCGCTTAATTATGCTAAAGAATCCGCTTGTTGTCAAGTATTTTAGAGATATAACTCTCAATAATTATGGAGATTATAATGAACGAAAACAAAACTTTGATATCAAAAGACTCAAGCATTGAAGAGGTAATAACCCGCTTTCCGGATACGGTGGAGGTGTTTGTAAGATTCGGTATGCCGTGCTTCGTGTGCGGCGAGCCTGCATGGGGAACAGTGGCTGAGTTAATGAAGCGATATAACATTGAGGACCCTGAAAAAGTGCTGCAAGCCCTTAACGAGGCGGCCCAAAATCGCAGTCAGGATTAACTCTTCGTACCCTCATTTTATGGTCAAATACTCCCCAAAAGTAGC encodes:
- a CDS encoding DUF1858 domain-containing protein; this encodes MNENKTLISKDSSIEEVITRFPDTVEVFVRFGMPCFVCGEPAWGTVAELMKRYNIEDPEKVLQALNEAAQNRSQD